A single genomic interval of Methylobacterium bullatum harbors:
- the smc_1 gene encoding Chromosome partition protein Smc — MLGRWLHTHNNFAGSKRSLGAGDAAQVGSVRAPLPGGGGWAESFRHDHADLVGPNRPGSRFSGNLYWLLATTSILSAIVFGLVVETTRSVGAREARQEQDGHRAALQQAEDRITTLALELRSEKDAAEIARSLLARQVDEGRRALEAVEADLKRTQYDRQLLSARAEDREQALQRLEGQFEASRGEVSTLRSEAADLQARADAAIRAQALADEARRVAEAALAQVGLTRDGDAPARMELASIDADLKGDVAKADAAEGGSGAARAAAAKVGEVAPVDDAPVSDLRPRWLTLGGATFASLDALAPARGIATSKPKATPPPSVLRRASPRTNRGRPLANAAAPASAESSPAAKALSDEGGAGSIRETHEPVRASRRPVSSLSRPALTQGAPQLKSARGDGASSGKKLSNPK, encoded by the coding sequence ATGTTGGGCAGGTGGTTGCACACTCATAACAACTTTGCCGGCTCTAAAAGATCGCTCGGGGCCGGCGATGCGGCGCAGGTCGGTTCGGTCCGCGCGCCGCTGCCCGGGGGAGGGGGGTGGGCCGAGTCGTTCCGGCACGACCATGCCGACCTCGTCGGCCCGAATCGGCCGGGGTCCCGTTTCTCGGGCAACCTCTATTGGCTGCTGGCGACGACCTCCATCCTCAGTGCGATCGTGTTCGGCCTCGTCGTCGAGACGACCCGGTCCGTGGGAGCGCGCGAGGCGCGCCAGGAGCAGGACGGGCATCGGGCCGCCTTGCAGCAGGCCGAGGACAGGATCACGACCCTCGCCCTGGAGCTTCGCTCCGAGAAGGACGCGGCCGAGATTGCCCGCTCCCTCCTGGCCCGGCAGGTCGATGAAGGACGCCGGGCTTTGGAGGCCGTCGAGGCCGACCTGAAGCGGACCCAATACGATCGCCAGCTTCTGTCCGCCCGTGCGGAAGACCGCGAGCAGGCGCTCCAGCGCCTCGAAGGGCAGTTCGAGGCCAGTCGCGGGGAGGTCTCGACCCTCCGGTCCGAGGCTGCCGATCTGCAAGCCCGCGCCGATGCCGCGATCCGCGCGCAGGCGCTGGCGGACGAGGCGCGCCGGGTGGCCGAGGCCGCCCTGGCGCAGGTCGGGCTCACCCGCGATGGCGATGCCCCGGCGCGGATGGAGCTGGCGTCGATCGATGCCGATTTGAAGGGCGACGTCGCGAAGGCCGACGCCGCGGAGGGCGGGTCCGGCGCGGCGCGGGCCGCTGCGGCCAAGGTCGGGGAGGTCGCGCCGGTGGACGACGCGCCCGTGAGCGACCTGCGCCCGAGATGGCTGACGCTCGGCGGCGCCACCTTCGCCTCCCTCGACGCCCTGGCCCCTGCGAGGGGCATCGCCACATCGAAGCCGAAAGCCACCCCGCCGCCCTCCGTCCTCCGCCGCGCGTCTCCGCGCACGAATCGCGGGCGGCCTCTGGCCAATGCCGCCGCGCCGGCATCGGCGGAGTCCTCCCCCGCCGCGAAGGCGCTCTCCGATGAGGGAGGCGCCGGCTCGATCCGCGAGACCCATGAACCGGTCCGGGCCTCGCGCCGTCCGGTTTCGTCGCTCTCCCGCCCGGCGCTGACCCAGGGGGCGCCGCAGTTGAAATCCGCACGCGGCGACGGGGCGTCGTCGGGGAAAAAGCTCAGTAATCCGAAGTAG
- the mfpsA_2 gene encoding Mannosylfructose-phosphate synthase codes for MRAYDVPSSSPVRRPEGGSPLSVRHVIIENKEGYPSFANGIHQNTRSLVTEQTLSGEASRILFLSRDPHGMTVPAGIRLDHVPLDGHRILGRTVSLSRRSRETFLDGADSRTIFHFHGARQPLLVSLTRMLRRRGIPYVISLHACFSHFYDRAGRLVKPSTALYVRLLERRVLEGARFVHVITALEQAELRRLAPKARSVLVPHGVYSSALGGRPELVDRSGPAGGSPVFGFCGRLATFHKGLDLLIEGFALYRRQGGAGRLVVMGPGDEREELMAMALRLGIESAVTFEGPRYGADRDEVVRAWDFFAFPSRLDRWPTAALEAQILGVPLLITAEAGMTEAMTRHGAGLLIEDLTAEAVARSLARASSLDSAEWRAMSRGAHRMGCSADWTVVAARLHALYRTTPVSPALNEPMEATDGSPVL; via the coding sequence ATGCGAGCCTATGACGTGCCTTCCTCGTCCCCGGTCCGACGGCCGGAGGGCGGCTCCCCGCTCTCCGTCCGTCATGTCATCATCGAGAACAAGGAGGGATATCCCTCCTTCGCCAACGGTATTCATCAGAATACCCGCTCCCTCGTCACCGAACAGACTTTGTCGGGGGAGGCGTCCCGCATCCTGTTCCTGTCGCGCGATCCGCACGGGATGACGGTGCCGGCGGGCATCCGGCTGGATCATGTCCCGCTGGACGGGCACAGGATCCTCGGCCGCACGGTCAGCCTGTCGCGCCGTTCCCGCGAGACCTTCCTCGACGGGGCCGACTCGCGGACGATCTTCCACTTCCACGGTGCGCGCCAGCCGCTCCTGGTCTCGCTGACGCGGATGCTGCGCCGGCGCGGCATCCCCTACGTCATCAGCCTCCACGCCTGCTTCTCGCATTTCTACGACCGGGCCGGCCGATTGGTGAAGCCCTCGACGGCGCTCTACGTCCGGCTGCTGGAGCGACGGGTCCTGGAGGGCGCGCGCTTCGTCCACGTCATCACCGCCCTGGAACAGGCCGAACTCCGCCGCCTGGCGCCCAAGGCTCGGTCGGTTCTCGTGCCCCACGGGGTCTATTCGAGCGCGCTCGGCGGGCGTCCGGAACTCGTCGACAGGTCCGGCCCGGCCGGCGGATCGCCGGTCTTCGGCTTCTGCGGCCGGCTCGCGACGTTCCACAAGGGCCTCGACCTCCTGATCGAGGGGTTCGCCCTCTATCGGCGGCAGGGCGGCGCGGGGCGCCTCGTCGTCATGGGCCCCGGGGACGAGCGCGAGGAACTGATGGCAATGGCCCTCCGCCTCGGCATCGAGTCCGCCGTGACCTTCGAGGGGCCGCGCTATGGAGCCGACCGGGACGAGGTCGTCCGGGCCTGGGACTTCTTCGCCTTTCCCTCGCGCCTCGACCGCTGGCCGACGGCGGCCCTCGAAGCGCAGATCCTGGGCGTGCCGCTCCTCATCACCGCCGAGGCGGGGATGACCGAGGCGATGACGCGGCACGGCGCCGGCCTCCTCATCGAGGATCTGACGGCCGAGGCCGTGGCCCGGTCGCTCGCCCGGGCGTCTTCCCTCGATTCCGCGGAATGGCGGGCGATGTCGCGCGGCGCCCACCGGATGGGATGCTCGGCCGACTGGACCGTGGTCGCGGCACGCCTGCACGCCCTCTACCGAACCACACCGGTATCGCCGGCCCTCAACGAACCCATGGAGGCAACGGATGGCAGTCCCGTTCTATAG
- the lgrB_1 gene encoding Linear gramicidin synthase subunit B, producing MEFIGNRPRDDRVACHAEDDARPTACFIGDGTLLIRCAELFLAAGHAISAVVTRDSRASDWARRVGLTVIDKDAYLKAGQAPVDFLFSVGNLDVIPPAILARVRRRAINFHDGPLPRHAGLHATTWAILAGETSHGVTWHQIDETIDTGAILAQEHFDILPGDTVFSLNGRCYEAGASSFAALLDGLVSGRVEARPQRGERLYHGRLKRPDRAATLDFRQPAARITDLVRALDFGPVPNPLARPKILTGQDLVLVRSAEIGPASDHRPPGTITRVGPDLVSVATADCEIVLTGLTTLRGEPAGAMFDVGTVLPEIEGPRAEAITAAQRLAAAHEAFWIERLADVAAPTLPYPRRGAGDSEATPYSIAIPIPGTASPDDAAAAFVAWIGLVCDTPRVTLGLSEAPDELESGLAPWFLPDRPLTLAVDRDGSVAELRAAFAAERADLAARGILAADLPQRAASPEMRERAVAWRKIGLVHGGAKPGLLTRSGSELLLVLSEGESRAELLVCGRTFEAEVAQAMAGQFAAFLQAFLAHPEIRLGALPLVPEEEAAIVAALNATTLPFPDNRTIQDEIAARAVELPERDAVVAGKARLTYAELDRAAGELAGRLVAAGIGPGTIVGICHDRVPDLVVAVLATLKAGAAYLPLDADYPRERLAYMLEDSGAEVLLTSRPIQERLAFAPAQVLYTAEASGEAPPPPGRAGGEDLAYVIYTSGSTGRPKGVAITHRNLMNFCAGMDARIPHDPPGIWLAATSLSFDISVLEILWTLARGFSVVLHGQRSEPSPGPGFSLFYFSNDDAADPQDKYRLLLEGARFADRNGFEAVWTPERHFHAFGGLYPNAALSAAALAACTERVKIRAGSCVLPLHHPLRVAEDWAMIDNLSKGRAGIAFASGWQPNDFVLAPERFAERKERMAGQIDDIRRLWRGERLPFPNPLGKTVEIGTMPRPIQPELPMWLTAAGNPDTFVQAGRLGCGVLTHLLGQTLEELADKIRQYRQAWRDAGHAGEGHVTLMLHTFVGEDEDAVRETVREPMKRYLGSAMDLVRQAAWTFPTFVQRAASDGRTPAEILDAEDLSPADRDALLDHAFERYHRTGGLFGTPESCLGMVEAVRRIGTDEIACLVDFGVPTDLTLDHLEHLKRLMVLAGTVTTTVPASVPEEIVRHRVTHFQCTPSMARMLVADAAGRRALAQLGTMMVGGEALSADLAGRLRDLLPGRFLGMYGPTETTIWSAVVEIDGVERGVTLGEPIANTVLHVLDAHRRPCPAYVAGELHIGGEGLARGYLGRDELTAERFVPNPFGPGRLYRTGDLVRRDASGALIFLGRLDHQVKVRGHRIELGEIEAALARQPGIAAAVVVAREDTDGDQRLVGYVTARDGATLRPEALREAATSTLPAFMVPAVIVVLPAFPMTLNGKVDRGALPAPHPSPETQSASPETPMSSVEALIAGIWGEALGRQVVATNENFFDLGGHSLLVVQVQRRLGEELRREIAITDLFRFPTIRTLSLHLGGFATGPSATDRGHDRAKARQALRRRQEMPATVA from the coding sequence ATGGAATTCATCGGGAACCGTCCTCGGGACGATAGGGTCGCATGTCACGCCGAGGACGATGCGAGACCCACCGCCTGCTTCATCGGCGATGGGACGCTGCTGATCCGATGTGCGGAGCTCTTCCTGGCCGCCGGGCATGCGATCTCCGCCGTCGTGACGCGAGATTCCCGCGCCTCCGACTGGGCGCGCCGCGTCGGACTCACCGTCATCGACAAGGACGCGTACCTGAAGGCGGGCCAGGCACCGGTCGATTTCCTGTTCAGCGTCGGCAACCTCGACGTGATCCCGCCCGCTATCCTCGCCCGTGTCCGCCGCCGGGCGATCAACTTTCACGATGGCCCCCTGCCGAGGCATGCCGGCCTACATGCCACGACCTGGGCGATCCTCGCCGGGGAGACCTCGCATGGCGTGACCTGGCATCAGATCGACGAGACCATCGATACCGGCGCCATCCTGGCGCAGGAGCATTTCGACATCCTGCCCGGCGACACCGTCTTCAGCCTCAACGGCCGCTGCTACGAAGCCGGCGCCTCGAGCTTCGCCGCCCTCCTCGACGGGCTCGTCTCGGGCCGCGTGGAAGCGAGGCCGCAGCGGGGCGAACGCCTCTATCATGGCCGGCTCAAGCGCCCGGATCGCGCGGCGACCCTGGATTTCCGCCAGCCCGCAGCCCGGATCACAGACCTCGTCCGCGCCCTCGATTTCGGCCCGGTGCCCAATCCGCTGGCGCGCCCGAAGATCCTCACCGGGCAGGATCTGGTCCTGGTCCGGAGCGCGGAGATCGGTCCCGCCTCCGATCATCGTCCGCCCGGCACGATCACGCGGGTGGGCCCCGACCTCGTTTCCGTCGCGACGGCCGATTGCGAGATCGTCCTCACCGGCCTCACCACTCTGCGCGGCGAGCCGGCCGGGGCGATGTTCGACGTCGGCACGGTCCTGCCCGAGATCGAAGGGCCGCGCGCCGAGGCGATCACCGCCGCCCAGCGCCTCGCCGCCGCGCACGAGGCGTTCTGGATCGAGCGCCTGGCCGATGTCGCCGCGCCGACACTACCCTACCCCCGTCGCGGGGCCGGGGACTCCGAGGCCACGCCGTATTCCATCGCCATCCCGATTCCCGGCACGGCGAGCCCGGACGACGCGGCGGCGGCCTTCGTCGCCTGGATCGGCCTCGTCTGCGACACGCCGAGGGTGACCCTGGGGCTGAGCGAGGCTCCCGACGAGTTGGAGAGCGGGCTGGCGCCGTGGTTCCTGCCGGACCGTCCCCTGACCCTGGCCGTCGACCGGGACGGCTCTGTCGCGGAGCTCCGGGCGGCGTTCGCAGCCGAGCGCGCCGACCTCGCCGCCAGGGGCATTCTGGCCGCCGATCTACCGCAACGCGCCGCCTCTCCCGAAATGCGCGAAAGGGCCGTCGCATGGCGCAAGATAGGCTTGGTCCATGGCGGTGCGAAACCGGGTCTCCTGACGCGTTCCGGCTCCGAATTGTTGCTGGTTCTGAGCGAGGGCGAAAGCCGGGCTGAGCTCCTCGTCTGCGGCCGGACCTTCGAGGCCGAGGTGGCGCAAGCCATGGCCGGACAGTTCGCGGCCTTCCTCCAGGCCTTCCTGGCCCATCCCGAGATTCGCCTCGGCGCGCTCCCCCTCGTGCCGGAAGAAGAGGCGGCCATCGTGGCCGCGCTCAACGCCACCACCCTGCCTTTCCCGGACAATCGCACGATCCAGGACGAGATCGCCGCCAGGGCGGTCGAGCTGCCCGAGCGGGACGCCGTGGTCGCCGGGAAAGCCCGCCTCACCTATGCCGAGCTCGATCGCGCCGCCGGGGAACTCGCCGGCCGCCTCGTCGCAGCCGGAATCGGGCCGGGGACCATCGTGGGCATCTGCCACGACCGGGTGCCGGACCTCGTCGTGGCCGTCCTCGCGACCCTGAAGGCCGGTGCGGCCTACCTGCCCCTCGATGCCGACTATCCGCGCGAGCGCCTCGCCTACATGCTGGAAGATTCTGGTGCCGAGGTCCTGCTGACGAGCCGCCCCATCCAGGAGCGCCTGGCCTTCGCTCCGGCGCAGGTGCTCTACACCGCGGAGGCCAGCGGCGAGGCGCCGCCGCCGCCCGGGCGGGCCGGCGGGGAGGATCTCGCCTACGTCATCTACACCTCGGGTTCCACCGGCCGGCCCAAGGGTGTGGCGATCACCCATCGCAACCTCATGAATTTCTGCGCCGGCATGGATGCCCGCATCCCGCACGATCCCCCCGGCATCTGGCTCGCGGCGACGAGCCTGTCCTTCGACATCTCGGTGCTCGAGATCCTCTGGACCCTGGCGCGCGGCTTCTCGGTGGTGCTGCACGGCCAGCGTTCCGAGCCGAGTCCCGGCCCCGGCTTCAGCCTGTTCTACTTCTCGAACGACGACGCGGCGGACCCGCAGGACAAGTACCGCCTGCTGCTGGAGGGCGCGCGCTTCGCCGACCGCAACGGCTTCGAGGCTGTGTGGACGCCAGAGCGGCATTTCCACGCCTTCGGCGGCCTCTACCCCAATGCGGCGCTGAGCGCCGCCGCCCTCGCCGCCTGCACCGAGCGCGTCAAGATCCGCGCGGGCAGCTGCGTCCTGCCGCTGCACCATCCCCTGCGCGTCGCCGAAGACTGGGCGATGATCGACAACCTGTCGAAGGGCCGGGCCGGGATCGCCTTCGCGTCGGGATGGCAGCCGAACGACTTCGTCCTGGCGCCCGAGCGCTTCGCCGAGCGCAAGGAGAGAATGGCGGGGCAGATCGACGACATCCGCCGCCTCTGGCGCGGCGAGCGCCTGCCGTTCCCCAATCCGCTGGGCAAGACCGTGGAGATCGGCACGATGCCCCGGCCGATCCAGCCCGAGCTGCCGATGTGGCTCACGGCCGCCGGCAACCCCGACACCTTCGTCCAGGCCGGGCGGCTGGGATGCGGCGTCCTCACCCATCTCCTCGGCCAGACCCTGGAGGAACTGGCCGACAAGATCCGGCAATACCGCCAGGCCTGGCGGGATGCCGGCCACGCCGGCGAGGGCCACGTGACCCTCATGCTCCATACCTTCGTGGGCGAGGACGAGGATGCGGTCCGCGAGACCGTCCGCGAGCCCATGAAGCGCTATCTCGGCAGCGCGATGGACCTTGTCAGGCAGGCCGCCTGGACCTTCCCGACCTTCGTCCAGCGCGCGGCCTCCGACGGCCGCACGCCCGCCGAGATCCTCGATGCCGAAGACCTGTCGCCCGCCGACCGAGACGCGCTGCTGGACCACGCCTTCGAGCGCTATCACCGCACCGGCGGCCTGTTCGGCACCCCGGAATCCTGCCTCGGCATGGTCGAGGCGGTGCGGCGCATCGGGACCGACGAGATCGCCTGCCTCGTCGATTTCGGGGTGCCCACCGATCTCACCCTCGACCATCTCGAGCACCTGAAACGGCTGATGGTTCTGGCCGGAACCGTCACCACGACGGTGCCGGCCTCGGTGCCCGAAGAAATCGTCCGGCACCGGGTCACCCACTTTCAATGCACGCCCTCCATGGCCCGGATGCTGGTGGCCGATGCGGCGGGCCGGCGCGCCCTCGCGCAGCTCGGCACCATGATGGTGGGCGGCGAGGCCCTGAGCGCGGACCTGGCCGGCCGGCTGCGCGACCTCCTGCCCGGCAGGTTCCTCGGCATGTACGGTCCGACGGAGACGACGATCTGGTCGGCCGTGGTGGAGATCGACGGCGTGGAACGCGGCGTGACTCTCGGCGAACCCATCGCCAACACGGTGCTGCACGTGCTCGACGCGCACCGGCGCCCGTGCCCGGCCTATGTGGCGGGGGAACTCCATATCGGCGGGGAGGGCCTCGCCCGAGGCTATCTCGGCCGCGACGAGCTGACGGCGGAGCGGTTCGTCCCCAATCCCTTCGGTCCGGGACGGCTCTACAGGACGGGCGACCTCGTCCGCCGGGACGCCTCGGGAGCGCTCATCTTCCTCGGGCGGCTCGATCACCAGGTCAAGGTCCGGGGGCACCGGATCGAACTCGGTGAGATCGAGGCCGCATTGGCGCGGCAGCCCGGCATCGCCGCCGCCGTCGTGGTGGCGCGTGAGGATACCGACGGCGACCAGCGTCTGGTGGGCTACGTCACCGCCAGGGACGGCGCGACCCTGCGGCCCGAGGCCCTGCGCGAGGCGGCCACCTCGACCCTGCCCGCCTTCATGGTCCCGGCCGTGATCGTCGTTCTGCCTGCCTTCCCGATGACCCTGAACGGCAAGGTCGATCGCGGCGCGCTGCCGGCGCCGCATCCGTCACCGGAGACGCAATCGGCATCGCCCGAGACGCCGATGTCCTCGGTGGAGGCGCTGATCGCCGGCATCTGGGGCGAAGCACTCGGTCGCCAGGTGGTCGCCACGAACGAGAACTTCTTCGACCTCGGCGGTCACTCCCTCCTCGTGGTGCAGGTCCAGCGCCGCCTCGGCGAGGAGCTCCGCCGCGAGATCGCGATCACCGACCTGTTCCGCTTCCCCACGATCCGCACCCTCTCTCTGCATCTCGGAGGATTCGCCACCGGCCCCTCGGCCACCGACCGGGGACACGACCGGGCCAAGGCGCGGCAGGCGCTCCGACGCCGCCAGGAGATGCCGGCGACGGTCGCCTGA
- the galE_1 gene encoding UDP-glucose 4-epimerase, producing the protein MVGELLRSGYRVRAIDAFYFGTPCLSKYDGHPKLEIVKQDIRTIDHRAYDDCDYAIDLAALSNDPSGDLDPELTRSINEKGRIRAAMAAKRAGVRRYLFASSCAVYGAGQDLFLTEDTALRPLTIYAQTCARAEEAVLALNTGHFAVTALRNATVFGLSPRMRFDLVVNQMTVDALDRGRITVGGDGSQWRPLVHVRDVAAAFLGALRAPAAAVAGEAFNLGWDNRQIVDIALAVKNAVSKPSEIEFMPGGPDRRDYHVSFAKAREHFGFGARHRIEDAVIEIQTAIEAKLLRNTPACNTVKWYKMLLADPLQGLSLPLAVEESVAASPSVFPRPPFETAADVARA; encoded by the coding sequence ATGGTCGGAGAATTGCTTCGCAGCGGGTACAGGGTCAGGGCCATCGACGCGTTCTACTTTGGAACGCCGTGTCTTTCGAAGTATGATGGCCATCCGAAACTCGAGATCGTCAAGCAAGACATCAGGACCATCGATCACCGCGCCTATGACGATTGCGATTATGCCATCGATCTGGCCGCTCTATCGAACGATCCGTCCGGCGACCTCGACCCGGAACTGACACGATCCATCAACGAGAAGGGCCGGATCCGGGCCGCGATGGCCGCCAAGCGCGCCGGCGTCCGCCGTTACCTCTTCGCCAGCTCCTGCGCGGTCTACGGTGCCGGCCAGGACCTGTTCCTCACCGAGGACACGGCGCTACGCCCGCTCACCATCTATGCGCAGACCTGCGCCAGGGCCGAAGAGGCCGTGCTCGCCCTGAATACCGGCCATTTCGCCGTTACCGCGCTGAGAAACGCCACCGTCTTCGGCCTGTCGCCGCGCATGCGGTTCGACCTCGTCGTCAACCAGATGACCGTCGACGCCCTGGATCGCGGCCGCATCACGGTGGGGGGGGATGGTTCGCAATGGCGCCCCCTGGTCCATGTGCGGGACGTCGCCGCCGCGTTCCTCGGCGCATTGCGCGCTCCCGCCGCTGCCGTCGCCGGGGAGGCCTTCAACCTCGGCTGGGACAATCGCCAGATCGTCGATATCGCGCTCGCGGTGAAGAACGCCGTCTCGAAGCCGAGCGAGATCGAGTTCATGCCCGGCGGACCCGACCGGCGCGATTACCATGTGAGCTTCGCCAAGGCGCGCGAACACTTCGGCTTCGGAGCACGGCACCGGATCGAAGACGCCGTCATCGAGATCCAGACCGCCATCGAAGCCAAGCTCCTGCGCAACACGCCCGCCTGCAACACGGTCAAGTGGTACAAGATGCTGCTCGCCGATCCGCTCCAGGGGTTGAGCCTGCCCCTCGCGGTCGAAGAGAGCGTCGCCGCGAGCCCGAGCGTCTTCCCCCGTCCGCCATTCGAGACTGCCGCGGACGTGGCGCGCGCCTGA
- the degU_1 gene encoding Transcriptional regulatory protein DegU → MYQTVHYLKTERSLYPMRIGGGPAMIHVSGTTFPRLNIAPAKRPATVISGGTALYREGLRYILIKSGFDVVSMVGGLDQVQDFTETFDSNLIIIMSIQPTADAPTEEIINARLRFPNSFIICICATCEAEHVAPMLECGAAAILLSSAGSDTLVQALELILLDHCVVPHLSVRAHVKTPPCEEEDLAPAPTGEDRPPPDNQGFHLSDRELSIIACLIKGDSNRTIAERLSIAEGRVKGNVKAILRKINVRNRTQAALWGIKYCNAGDRSRLVAHHPGVASLNDVLEELATV, encoded by the coding sequence ATGTATCAGACTGTACATTACTTGAAGACGGAGCGGTCGCTTTATCCAATGCGAATCGGTGGGGGTCCAGCGATGATTCATGTATCCGGAACTACCTTTCCACGACTCAATATTGCTCCCGCAAAACGTCCGGCGACCGTCATTAGCGGTGGAACGGCGCTCTACAGAGAAGGTTTACGCTACATCTTGATAAAGAGCGGCTTCGACGTCGTTTCCATGGTGGGAGGCCTGGACCAGGTCCAGGATTTTACCGAAACATTTGATTCAAATTTGATTATCATCATGAGTATTCAACCGACGGCGGACGCGCCGACCGAAGAGATCATCAACGCTCGTCTCCGCTTTCCGAATAGCTTCATCATCTGCATCTGCGCGACCTGCGAAGCCGAGCATGTGGCGCCGATGCTGGAATGCGGCGCGGCGGCCATCCTTCTGTCCAGCGCCGGTTCGGATACGCTGGTGCAGGCCCTGGAGTTGATCCTCCTCGATCACTGCGTCGTGCCACACCTGTCGGTTCGCGCGCATGTGAAGACCCCGCCATGCGAGGAGGAGGATCTGGCGCCCGCGCCCACCGGCGAGGATCGGCCTCCCCCGGACAATCAGGGGTTCCATCTCTCGGACCGGGAACTCAGCATCATCGCCTGCCTGATCAAGGGCGATTCGAACCGCACGATCGCCGAGCGTCTGTCCATTGCCGAAGGGCGTGTGAAGGGTAACGTCAAGGCTATCCTCCGGAAGATCAATGTACGAAATCGAACACAGGCCGCGCTCTGGGGTATCAAGTACTGTAACGCCGGGGACCGGAGCCGTCTGGTCGCTCATCATCCGGGTGTGGCGTCTCTGAACGACGTGCTCGAAGAGTTGGCGACCGTCTAA
- the arnB gene encoding UDP-4-amino-4-deoxy-L-arabinose--oxoglutarate aminotransferase: MAVPFYRHALSPDYAVRVASVLGSAFLTTGPEGARVEDLLRDFFAVPHAKLTSSWTQGAVATLLALGIGPGDEVIVPAMTFAATANVVRLVGATPVFVDSDPNTLLIDLALAAAAVTERTRAIIPVHLYGQMVDIPALRAAIPASIRIIEDAAHCFEGSRNGRRPGQDGDAAIFSFYATKNVTCGEGGAVVTRDSSLARILVQTVLHGMSAGAAQRFQGGTYNHWDIDRLGTKANLPDLLAVLLAPQIEQVEVQCARREALSRRYESALAGTPFTWPALEPGVVSARHLFPIHVPDGRRDDMLRALGEARIGTTVNYRSVPTLTLYRDVPEASSLPVAREWGEGTLSLPLFPDLRIDEQDEVIETVLAQASAFWPKPALRTATGR, encoded by the coding sequence ATGGCAGTCCCGTTCTATAGGCATGCGCTCTCACCCGATTACGCGGTGCGGGTCGCCTCGGTGCTGGGGAGCGCGTTCCTGACCACCGGCCCCGAGGGTGCGCGCGTGGAAGACCTGCTGCGGGATTTCTTCGCGGTGCCGCATGCCAAGCTCACCTCGAGCTGGACGCAAGGGGCGGTGGCGACCCTCCTCGCCCTGGGGATCGGCCCCGGCGACGAGGTCATCGTACCGGCCATGACCTTCGCGGCGACGGCCAACGTGGTGCGCCTTGTCGGCGCGACGCCGGTCTTCGTGGACAGCGACCCCAACACGCTCCTCATCGATCTCGCTCTCGCGGCGGCGGCCGTGACGGAGCGGACGCGGGCGATCATCCCCGTCCATCTCTACGGCCAGATGGTGGACATCCCGGCCCTGCGGGCGGCGATCCCGGCCTCGATCCGGATCATCGAGGACGCCGCCCATTGCTTCGAGGGCAGCCGGAACGGGCGCCGGCCGGGGCAGGACGGCGACGCGGCGATTTTCTCCTTCTACGCCACGAAGAACGTGACCTGCGGCGAGGGCGGCGCCGTCGTCACCCGCGATTCCAGCCTCGCCCGGATTCTGGTCCAGACGGTGCTGCACGGGATGTCCGCCGGCGCGGCCCAGCGCTTCCAGGGCGGCACCTACAACCATTGGGACATCGACCGCCTCGGCACCAAGGCCAACCTGCCGGACCTGCTCGCCGTGCTGCTCGCGCCGCAGATCGAGCAGGTCGAGGTCCAGTGCGCCCGGCGCGAGGCCCTGAGCCGGCGCTACGAGAGCGCGCTCGCCGGCACCCCGTTCACCTGGCCGGCCCTAGAGCCGGGCGTGGTCTCGGCCCGGCACCTGTTCCCGATCCACGTGCCCGACGGACGCCGCGACGACATGCTCCGGGCGCTGGGCGAGGCCCGCATCGGCACGACGGTGAATTACCGCAGCGTGCCCACCCTGACCCTCTACCGCGACGTGCCGGAAGCATCGTCCCTGCCCGTCGCCCGGGAATGGGGCGAGGGCACGCTCTCGCTGCCGCTCTTCCCGGATCTGCGCATCGACGAGCAGGACGAGGTGATCGAGACCGTGCTGGCCCAGGCCTCCGCGTTCTGGCCGAAGCCCGCCCTGAGGACCGCGACCGGACGGTAA